The following coding sequences lie in one Miscanthus floridulus cultivar M001 chromosome 9, ASM1932011v1, whole genome shotgun sequence genomic window:
- the LOC136481109 gene encoding UPF0481 protein At3g47200-like, with product MKISNDSRASGVFEQVECEIEADIYMMKKKMHRYPPSLNALEERYTVPRYVAIGPYHHHRVHLRKAEKVKHAAAIRCVRQSGHLLEELFSAVASFCRHFDKDVMAGMGDDDFRHMMFFDACFLVQYMLMQSGIQIDRSLRGLLGPNRIDIRHDVMLLENQLPWEVVETVMMFRSVHLEAFIYKYMRGYLQDRKFPKETVPPALNKDNKPPHLLGLLRYYRVGRTSDTISTTVKPKNRTPISVSAIELAKIGITLKANKTMNLIDMGLKHKWTLFAELSVAPLDLDRDRASYLVNMVALELCTVKSFSKAPVEDSVVCSYLLLLAMLVNREEDVQELRARGLLKGRLTNEEALHFFTSFQSLRFGPCYNRVMRGIEIYKENRRMQTKLYAFCYNNKKIIAAVLTAIGVLVGIIGTLLSIKKSF from the exons ATGAAGATCTCTAACGACAGTCGAGCTAGTGGGGTGTTCGAGCAAGTCGAGTGTGAGATTGAGGCTGATATCTACATGATGAAAAAGAAGATGCATAGATACCCTCCAAGCCTAAATGCACTTGAAGAACGTTATACCGTGCCACGATATGTGGCCATCGGACCTTACCATCACCACCGAGTCCATCTCAGGAAGGCGGAGAAGGTGAAGCATGCTGCTGCCATACGCTGCGTCAGGCAATCTGGCCACTTACTGGAGGAGCTGTTCTCCGCAGTTGCCTCCT TCTGCCGCCACTTCGACAAGGACGTGATGGCAGGTATGGGCGATGACGACTTCCGACACATGATGTTCTTTGATGCTTGCTTCTTGGTGCAGTACATGCTTATGCAGAGTGGTATACAAATTGATCGGAGCTTGCGCGGTTTGTTGGGCCCTAACCGCATCGACATCCGTCATGACGTCATGCTACTTGAGAACCAACTCCCATGGGAAGTGGTCGAAACGGTAATGATGTTCAGATCCGTGCACTTGGAGGCCTTCATCTACAAGTATATGAGAGGCTATCTGCAGGACCGTAAGTTTCCCAAAGAAACGGTACCTCCTGCATTGAATAAAGACAACAAACCGCCACATCTACTTGGCCTTCTCCGGTACTATAGGGTTGGAAGAACCAGCGACACTATCAGTACAACAGTGAAACCCAAGAACAGGACGCCGATTTCAGTCAGTGCCATTGAGCTTGCCAAGATCGGCATCACGCTCAAAGCCAACAAGACAATGAACCTCATTGACATGGGCCTCAAACACAAATGGACTCTCTTCGCCGAGCTCTCCGTGGCGCCCCTGGACCTGGACCGTGACCGTGCAAGCTACCTCGTCAACATGGTGGCTCTCGAGCTATGCACGGTCAAGAGCTTTTCGAAAGCTCCGGTAGAAGACTCCGTTGTCTGCTCCTACCTTTTGCTCTTGGCCATGTTGGTAAACAGGGAGGAGGATGTGCAGGAGCTACGGGCGCGGGGTCTCCTGAAGGGAAGGCTCACCAATGAGGAGGCGCTCCACTTCTTCACAAGCTTCCAAAGTCTACGCTTCGGACCATGCTACAACCGCGTCATGCGAGGCATCGAGATATACAAGGAAAACAGGCGGATGCAGACCAAGCTGTATGCGTTTTGTTACAACAACAAGAAAATCATCGCCGCGGTTCTCACCGCCATCGGTGTACTTGTCGGGATCATAGGGACACTCCTGTCAATCAAGAAATCCTTTTGA